The following DNA comes from Gopherus flavomarginatus isolate rGopFla2 chromosome 5, rGopFla2.mat.asm, whole genome shotgun sequence.
ACAAATTAGAGTTACGGTATCAAAAACAACTTGATTACCTGGAATTGAATTTTACTGAAATTCATTTAATGACTTCCTTTGCATTAGGAAATTGGTCCTGTAATTATGTACATTCTTAACCTTGTTTAATAAAATATCTGTTTCAGGTGGCTTAAGTGCTGCTGTGGGTTATCCACTGGATACAGTAAAGGTATTTGTTTTAACTTTACTTCTAAAACTTAACTTTTTGCTCTTGCCTCTTCCTCTCCATTTAGTAAATCAGTGATATAACTGAATGCTGtaaatttttctttcaaattctTTATACAAAAGCGTTCTATAATTAATATCTGATAGTAACTGCTGTCTGCTTGAGAACAAGATTCTACTGCAAATAAAATGGTGTGGCATTAATGTATTTGTTAATATTTTCTGAATATGATATCCTTTGCTTATAGGTGAGAATTCAGACAGAGAGGAGCTATAATGGAATTTGGCACTGCATTCGAGAAACATACAAAGCAGAGAAAGTAagtacatgcgtctgacgaagtgggtagtcacccacgaaagcttatgctccaatacatctgttagtctataaggtaccacaggactctttgtcgctttttatagatccagactaacacggctacccctctgatactaagtaCATCTAGTTTAATACATTACATTTATCATAAAAGCGAGTGTAACAATCAGAACAATGATCCTGTGAACCCACTTGTTAGCAGTTGCTGAACTGCTAAGCATGTCATGCTGATTCATATTTCAAGCAGCCCATCAATTCCACTCGAGATAGAAGGGAGGAGAGATCTCAGAAGTAATCAAAGAGAACTTAGGGTCTGGACTGGTCAACCCTGAATGGAGAGTGTACAAACAGCCAGCCCTGGGGAGAAGACTTAGCTTGAactttattttattgttaaattGTTACGAGAGCTAATTGCAGGCTGAGGGTGACTCTACAGTGAATGGATTGCATTTTAGAGCAGACTGGTTAGGGTATTTGCATAAGTACAGGCTATTTCCTTTCTAATacattctttctctctttcaaacCAGGCCTGGGGATTTTACAAAGGCATGTCACTGTCAGTTTCCACAGTGTCGCTTGTTTCTTCTTTTTCATTTGGGGCATACAGAAACTTCCTTTATAACATCTGCAGATTAAGATATGGCACTTCAGACGTGAAGCCATCAAAGGTGGATATTTCCGTTGCTGGATGTGCTACTGGTGCTGTTCGGGTAGGTAAATCACAAAAAAGACCACTTAGAAAGGTCCCAGGTCTATATATGTGAGGCTGGAAAGATAGTGAATAACTTTTGTTCAGTCCTTATGGGAAGGTCATTGGAACCCACTGTTTATAATAATCCTTTGGAATCTTGCaacagaattaaaataaataaataaataaataaaaagaagttctatTCTTCCTCTGTTGTGCCCACATGCTGGTTTGGTTTGGTTCAGTCTTGCTGGGTGTCTGACATTAATCTTctctaaaataaaaacacatcacAAATTACATGTATATGTTTCCTTGCCCCATCTGGTGGACCATTCAGTAGATAATTTTTCATAGCAGATCACATTATATAGAGCAATTTAATGCCCAGATTAAGTCAGGCAAAACAAATAGCAAAGATTTCTCTTCTCAGTTTAATTTCTAGTATTGTTTATGACAGTGGTTCCAGCCCACTGACACACGTACTAGGACTGGTATAATGTAGTGTTAGTTTAGGATTCCCTGCTTTCTACCCTAATGGCCTGACTGCTTGCTCCTATTCTTCAATACTGCGTTATGCCCAGTGCACCACTTTTGCCTGCCTCTCATTACACTGTGTGCTCCTAACTCATGTTTAGGCAGCTCCAAACATTAAACTTGCAGTTGCTCTATGATGATTTAGAGCGTGCTCACTTGAACTGGAGGAGGATGGGATTGGCTAGCTTTAGGCTGTAAAACTGCTACTGTTGCCTGGAAAAGTCAAGTGTGACTGATTCATTGGCTCAAGAAGGATAATGATGTTAATCCAAACACTGTGAAAGTTCAAATGTTATACGTTCTTTTAATTTTCCAGGTGGTGCTAATATCGCCTACCGAAATAGCCAAAGTTCGAATGCAAACTCAGAAGCAATCACATTACTCAGTTACAGCTTCTCACCTCTCCAAGCCAAAGTATCAAGGACCTGTGCATTGTCTGAGGATGATAGCAAAGGAGGAAGGTTTTAGGGGTTTATACAAAGGTTGTTCTGCATTACTGTGCAGGGACTGCCACTCATTTGCAACGTATTTCCTAACCTATAGTATCCTGTGTGATTGGTTTACTCCAGCTGGAAAAAATAAACCAGGTATGTGGAGAAAACAGTTCAGGATTGCCTACAAAAATAGGTTTGTTTATATTGCATTAGCAGGGAAAGCATATTTTGAGTATATATTCTTTTTACCTAGCTTCTTGGAAATTTGATTCATAAAAGATCCTTATTGTAGGTTGTTGTGCATTGGTTTTCAGCCACAAAGCTTACGATTATTGCATTTATATAGTACCATTCATCCAAGTGGTTCCCAATATGATTTACTTACTGAATGTACAAACTATATATAGTGAAATCTGTATGAGGTGACTATTTTAAAGTATCAACAAGTCTTTCAGTATCGTTTTGATCATCCTTTAATTAGACTGCAAGCTCAGTAAAGTAGGGTGGGATTCCTTGAATAAGTGACATGTAGTGGTTACCCAAAAAAGGCTTCCCAGTCAATAGGAATCACATTGCTTAAGAataaatgcagctacctctgggatgAAACAGGACACagatttaaaaatgcaaaacaatCTAATTAGAGTAGTTTAGGATAAAAAGCAAAGATTGTCATATTTATTTGAAGATGCAGAGGCTATTTACTATAAGAAGAATAGAACTGAAATTTGACTAAATATGTTGGGGATAACACCCCTGCTCTTAGATGATGTGCTATGCAGTTTTTAATGACTGCCAGGGGTTGGAACCATCCAATTTATGGTAGCACCGTGTCCGGCAGTAATACATGGGGCACTGGTTCTGTACTAAGGGTTTAATTGTACAAAGTGCCAACTGGCCTCAACTCTCATTTGAATAAACCCTTTAACAAAGGATTTAATTCAATCAGAGAGAGTGGCAGGTCCTCAGTCCCTTTAAGGCTTGGGGTTTTAGAGAGAGGAGGGTCAGCTAGTGCAATCCGCCACTTCTTGCAGGATATGAGTCTTCCTTAAGCAATCTCCCATCCGGGTTGTGTTGCACTCAGCTCTGCTTGGATTGTGAAATCAGACCAGCTTCATTAGACTGTAATTATTCCAAGTGTAGCAATCTCTTCTGGACACTCAGAATGCTGAGTTCTCAAGCCATGCACCTCCTCTTCAGATAGCGATGGGGAGGAATTCCAGCAAATGAGACAAACCAAGCATTCTACACCCCACAGCACTGCATGCGCTACATGCCCAGGCTGAAGTTTGAAAACAAAGGCCTTTGAACTATCCcagacacacaaacaaaaaatgtcCTAAGTTTCCTAATAGGCAAATAACCCCAAGATGACTACAAAATGCCTCCCCCGCTCTGGGCTAAGCCCATCTGTGAGAAATTTCAGCAAAGAAGATTGTTCTTGGTGAGAAATTTATATAAGCAATTGGAAACAGGTGGTGGACTCCAGCTGCAGAGGCTCTGAACACCTTGGAGTGGCAGGCTCCAGCTCAGCCTTAACTATAGTGTCTCAAAACCAAATACTACATTAAAATAGGTAAGGTGCCCCTAGCTACCTGTCTTGTTGCTACATGAAAAAATGAATATGCTGGGAAATCAAAAGGTAGCACATTTAAAATATTGGAAACATTGGAACTATATATAATATACAGGTGCTAGATATCCTGCAGAATTTACTACTACGGACAATACAGGATAGTAAGCTTGCTATCTAGAGAAAGAAGTTACAAGGCACAGTTTTGTTAAGAACACAGCTTTGTCTTTGGGCAGGAAGgaattcctttttccccttcccgaATTGCATAAATGGTCAGGTTCATTGTAGATTCATTTCACTTTATTTCAGCATCAGGTCAAGCATTGGTCACAACTGGAAGCAGCATCTGAAAATTGATGGTGTATCAACAGTGCTGGTTGAATGGTTATACAGTATAAATGGACATGCATAGTGTAGTGATGGGAACACTACAACCCCCTAGAAAGCCTAGAATGGTCTGATATGGCATGATAAATCCAGTGGACTGGCTGAGGTTGCTAGAATGctagttgaagtcagtggaacgtCTGCATGAAGAGACTCTGATCTCACTTATACGGTTGTAAtgctattgacatcagtggaggtATTTCTGATTTGGACTGTTGTGAGGTCAGTCACACTGTACAAAACTAATTTTTAGTAAAACAGTCTTTCTGCAGTTTTTCCTCTTCTAAAACTGTTCACAGTATTAGATTTGAACGAGTTGCTGGAAAAAGTCTCTCTGGAAATGCTTACTGCTATATCATTGCCACACTCTGGTTAACTACTCCTACTGTTGGTTCTCTTTTTTTTCAGACATACTGACTGTGCTTCTTTCTGGTGGCTTTGCTGGTGTGTTTGGCTGGGCCGTAGCTACTCCTATGGATGTAATTAAATCACGGATGCAAGTAGATAACTTGGGACAGCGCAAGTACAGAGGACTCATACACTGCATCCGAGTAAGTGTGAAAGAAGATGGAATAAGAGTTCTTTTCAAAGGACTTGGATTAAACTGCATTCGTGCTTTTCCAGTGAACATGGTGGTGTTTGTAACATACGAAGCTGTAATGAGACTTGCAGAAGCTCTTATGAAGTAAAAGCATGTTACATCACTCAGTTCTAAGGTGGCTGCTTCCTTTGAGAAGACTTTTCATGTAACCAAACACTCAAACAACAGTCCACCAACGGAGGTCTTGTCAAGTTGTCTTGTCAAGTTGTCTCCTACTTTTGTAAAAACTTGATCAAACTTGTGTAGCACCTCTCTCCTCCTGGTTAACTATTTTAGTGGAAATCTCACAGGTTTTAATGGACAGGCCTGAGTTTTTCTGGATCCTGCCTCAGCTCAGTAGGGTGTAACTTCTGTATTCCCATATGAATTTATTTGACAGTGCCTCCACCCTCCCCTTGCTCCTTTCACCAGGGCAGCTTGCAAGTACAATTCTAACCATGGATAACCCCCACTTACTTGCCAactcccaagaaataacacaaacacagtAATCCTGTTAAACAGGAAGTAAATGTAACAGGGTAAAACACTACTCTCAGGATCATCAGTTCCCACACTGATAATATCTGTCAAGTTCCCCAGTCATGTGACCTGATATAGCAACTGTAAAATTAGTGTCCCCTTTATACGTGCACTTTGTAGGGGCCCTTGACCACGCTATGGTCTGTAGCAGCAATTAGCATCTTGGCTGACTTGGCTTAGTGCAGCCCAACAGCCTCATACTTGGGATAAGCTGCTAAGCCCCTCCACAGGTTAATAAGCAGGGTTTTTCCCAACAAAGCCCTCTCAACTGGGAGTTGCCTGGAAGAAAGGGCCAAGCTGATGGATTCTGCATCCAGGTCCCCAGAGACCGGTTCTCAGCTGAACCCTGCATGCAAGCCTGGGTCTCACCAGCTGCTCACACTGCCAGTCCTGCCCTTTTTGTGTctggctccagactgctccaacatagctcctcccccttccagggCTCCCAGGGGCAGGCATCTCCCTTCCTATTGGTCCAACTAGTTATTCTTCCTGAGGTTGCACTTGCCAATCATTTGACTCTGCCGCTCTCCTTGCTCTCAGACATGGCCTCCCCTGCCAGCAGGCACCATGCTGTCTTCCCTGGGACAACAGGGGTACCTGGACACTCAgtgtctctcctctctccctctctgttgcCTAGAAAAATAAAAACTGGTCTTCACTCCACATGCATGATTAATAAAACAAACCAGCCCACTTTTGCTGTAAGTCTAACACTGTACACTGTGTATGTACCACAGATACAGGTAAATCACAAATATACCAAGCAAAGTGTTTTTGAGGTGTGAATGCTGGGATCCAGGAACTGACAGTTCTGTTTTGCTTAACATTGCCTTGACCATGAGCTATTAATTGCAACTTTAATTATCAGAGAACTATTTCTTCTGATAAATTATCCAGGCTGAAGGCCAGTCAGCACAAGGAAGACAACACATTTGCCATGCTGATTACCAAACATATTTTGCCAGAAACTGCGGCTTTCTGTGTAAACAAACCTCTTTTGTAACATGAAGTTAATGGCCTTACACTTAAAGCAGTGTTGCGGTAGAGGGGCCAGTCTGCTGCATATATTtttgtctttccatttacttcctgTCTCTGAGGCAATGTTCTCAACTATTGCCGTGTGGTTTCCAGGGTGTATCACACTAAGAAGTGAGGCAATTTAGCAAGGCTAGTCACAAGGAGTATTTGTCATTCTCAGCCACTCTTCATTCTGGAGAGCCATAGTTTCATTTTTGAGTTCCTCTTGTCATGCCAAACCTCCTGAGACACTGCAGCAATAGCTTTGATAGCTTTCATACCCTTAACTTCTCCCACATAGCTCCAGCTTTACTGCCCTGTTATGGGGCACTGGAGACTAACTGTGAGCTCAGGTCCACCTGGCAGTATGCAGTGAACAGAACCTCTTGGGGGAATCCTTAATTCACAGAAACTATAGAGGATTCAAACTTGGGGGCAACTTCAGGCCTTGCAGAGTTTGGACAAGCAGTATCTGCGAGTGACTGATCAGTCTTCACAAGAACAGGGAAAGGGGCTAAAAGAAAAGTGTGAAATGAAAGTAGATGGCCTCATTAGGTATTAGGAGCTGAAATGGAGAAATTAAACACAGACTTATGTCAACTTGatctatatttttattatatggaGATGAACAAAATACCAGCAAGTCAAGGTAAAGTTTTCAATTGGTCATTATCTGACAAAAGCTCTCAAGGATTTCACTGAGGCTTTTGAagactctgttctccccaacctCTGGGATTTGTTGAGTGACACTTTCCAGTGGAAATCTGAGTTTGTCTGTCTCCTTTGGAAAATATTAATCATGCTGTTGCTATACGTAAACTTCAGTTTTCAGAAACATACTTTTTGTAAGTAATCACTGCAGTACTTTATTAAAGCATTATATCAGCAAACATGTTTCATTCATTCTGTTTTCACATTCTTCTAGTGTTTATCagtttaaatacaaaataattctATACAGTTAATTCTGTAACTGAGTTAAAAGTTACAGAATTGCACACtctgttcccctttcttccaCAGTAATGTAAGTTTAGTGAAACAAATTAGGACATATAGTGCTGTACTGCTTGGGAAATCTGCACAAACAGAAGAAATTTGCATTGGAAGTTCTTCaaagaaatgagaaaaatatcCATAATTCCATAATACTCTACACTATTGAGAGTGTGGCTCAAACAGGGTTAAAGTTGGATTGTGGGAAGCTAGAAAGGGCACTGTTAAAAAGTCCACATTAATCAAACAGTTAACTTCTCACATATGGAGACACAGGGTTTCACCTTTCTAGTACAGGGTCCATACCCTCTGTAGGTATGACAGGATGGAAATCAAGTTAGTTTGCCTACAGGCTGGGAAGGAAGATAGATagcaattattttaatttttaaatacttggAGGTGCTCGGATACTATGGTGATGTGATGGCCTATATAAATGGGAAGCTGTTGGTAAAGTTGACTTCAGTGTACTAAACCCAGTGAGATTTTGTCTGTGACGACAGGCCCCCATATTCTAGGAGAAAAAACTAAGCACTTTGTTTTGTAGCCTGTTTTGCTAACTCTTATAACCCTAAATCAAGCACTTAGGTTAACTATTTAGGTTTGATGCTAACTGATTACACCTCATACTTTTTGCAAAGTCTGTTACAAATACTTACACATTTTATTTCTCCTACTTGCATtacagctttatttatttttattatcaacATCTTTAAGCTTCTTAACTTTTCCTAACATATAAATTATAGTTTTATTTTAGGCATAAACCTCCCAAGATCAGGTCAGGGGTGAGAGGTAGTTTTCAGCACATAAATTTGTTTTCAGCACATAAATGAAGTTTAAACAAGTGGTAGCAAGATCCCAACTTTAACAAGTTTCACCTGGTCCCAGGTGGATGTATGTTCGCATCATACTAAAAAAACACTCAACATactcctgagcagcagctgccagttGTGCCAAATTGCGAGAGTGCAGGACCCGAGTGCATTGGCAGAATTTTGAGGATGGGAAGGGAGAAATTGTGCACTGTCTGCTAGCTCTAAGCAGGACTACTGTATTAGTCCTTCATGTTCTTATGCATTAAGGGCCTGACCTATTGAACTTAATGGAAAAGctctcattgactgcagtgggctttggatcagactttaAGTTAACTCATTAAACATTTTCCTCCTTTCCCACAATAAACCTctgtgatgggatccctggggtgcatcctggggctgtgggactgctgtgcccctGAACTCTCTtctgcctgggctgtctctcacaatgcctggctagtgaccagcagcaaacccctccaggtgctattATTGCCCAGCACAACCGTATATGGAGACCCCACAatcagctagattgcatgaatgctcccagagacACTCATGAACcagacagagaaaggcaccagaacCGAATTCCCCCAGCTCCTAGTACTGTACCTCAGGAaaataccatcttgcactgctcaagacaagcactgcaaatttattaattggttcactacTTCATCAACGGacagtggatatacaccagcttctgcaaacctgagcagatttgccacaAACTCAGTGGTAAACCGTAAAAGAAGTTtactgactacaaaagatagattttaagtgataggcaaaaagtcagagttaattaccaaaacaaaagaaaatattacCCTGcaatctaaactctcaaccctattagattGGGCAACAtttagattaagcagtttttctcacctcaCTGGATATTGCTGTCCATAGTATatagatttcacccttgaaatctgggccagtcccctcagtTGGAGCCTTCAGAgtatccttgttgcttgcagcataggtgggtgaaggagaaaggccaagccTGGGCCCCTTGTGTTtggttttataccctcagtccatgtacTTGTAGAatacaagtccaggcatgtctaggGGGCATTTCTGAGTCTGCAGGCAAAGTTGAGCAATCCCCTGGTGtagcctcatgcaggtgagtcattgaattgtagctcccttgctggacaatggcttttgatgggttgtttgacactccACCCgggcgttggttactttccttgctgttgcctctggagaGCTAATACCTGGCTGATTCCCcagtttacagcatgttttagtgacagccatacaacacaattctcataacttcacatgcattaatgatatacatatgcagacagagaaatgactttcagaagatcataacctttcctttgataccttacaaggcatgctttatatgtaatatcacaattatatacagatgaggaatatggggaGCTACAGGG
Coding sequences within:
- the SLC25A47 gene encoding solute carrier family 25 member 47, whose amino-acid sequence is MVQIQRLTPLPSPPFTLPPETKPPLVTDEEEEQEEEAPLHFSSSSPDEALMTPIAADDLWLYSYTCDVFRWGYVLKLLSKWWQGGGLSAAVGYPLDTVKVRIQTERSYNGIWHCIRETYKAEKAWGFYKGMSLSVSTVSLVSSFSFGAYRNFLYNICRLRYGTSDVKPSKVDISVAGCATGAVRVVLISPTEIAKVRMQTQKQSHYSVTASHLSKPKYQGPVHCLRMIAKEEGFRGLYKGCSALLCRDCHSFATYFLTYSILCDWFTPAGKNKPDILTVLLSGGFAGVFGWAVATPMDVIKSRMQVDNLGQRKYRGLIHCIRVSVKEDGIRVLFKGLGLNCIRAFPVNMVVFVTYEAVMRLAEALMK